Within Telopea speciosissima isolate NSW1024214 ecotype Mountain lineage chromosome 8, Tspe_v1, whole genome shotgun sequence, the genomic segment CTaaatagaggaagaaaaaaaataatgaaaaatgggATAGGGGTGAGGGTGTAACTTGTAAAGTGTAAGTATGCGGGTACTATGTCGCCGGTATGACACCTGTCGCCGGTTACTGGTCGTCGTATTTTGAccatttattttctatttgattATATAATGAAGGTCACATACTTGTTTGTGGTCACAACAGTTGAGGTTGGGGGTTACTAAACTTTGTTTATAGAGAGAGAGTTTCAGAACAACAAACCCAAATCCCATTACTAAACTTAGAAGAGTGGAGGAGAGGGGaggtgagagaagaagaagctatAGAACCAACAAAACTATAGCCCCTCATCTCCTTCTCATTTATATATAGAATAGaatccctcttttctctctctatctcaacCTAAACTTTGCTTCCATTGAAGTTTTTTCTTGGATTAGAGAAAGAGCTGGTTTTGATTTGCAGAGATTGAACtagagaggggaagggaaaagttcagtttccctttttcttttcccctctttttcttttgggtttgggtttctttcTATTGCATTCTCATTTATTAAAGATTTGGGGTTTAAGAGAGTGAGATCTGAAGTGggttctttcttgttcttccctcaatttacttgtttaggTAATCTGGTGGGTTCGGGTCTCTGTAATGGTATGAGATGGAATGAGGGAGTGACTGACAGTTCAGCTCTGCCACATTGCCTTGCGTAATTCAGAAGGAAATTTTTTGcagaataggaaaagaagagcgAAAGATTCGTGCTCTTTTCGCAAAGAAAATCCTTTAAATCCTTGCAGATCTAGTGGTATTTCCTTGGGACATTGTTGCCAATACATATGTTTGTCCTCTGCTTTTGATTTTCTCGCTTCTGGGTTCTCATCTGCGCTTTCTCTGTTCTTCTATAACGACCAAACAGAGAAATGGAGAATCTTGCTTCGACGACCCTTCTTCCTGAAGCGTTTCAGGGTACGAGAGATGACATTACGGGGCAATTTGGATTCATTTGGGATCAGATCAAAGCGCCTCTAATTGTTCCACTGCTCAGGCTTGGGGTTGTAATATGTTTGACCATGTCGGTCATGCTTTTCATCGAACGGGTTTACATGGGCGTCGTGATCACTCTTGTAAAGCTGTTTGGACGAAAACCAGACAAGCGATACAAATGGGAACCTATCAAAGACGATGTTGAGATGGGTAATTCAGCTTACCCCATGGTTCTCATCCAAATTCCAATGTACAATGAAAGAGAGGTCATTTTCTATCTCTTATCTCTTCCCCTGTTTCATTCCTTATTGATGTCTCTCTTGCAGCATTGcagctttctttctttgtacTTTTTCAGGCTTTCTGAGAATGGGGTCTGTGTTTCTTTTACATTTTCGTGCAGGTTTATCAGCTTTCCATTAGAGCTACATGTGGGCTTTCATGGCCTTCCGATCGAATTATAATCCAAGTTCTCGACGATTCCACCGACCAATCCGTCAAGGTTCTCAAATCAATTCAAAACCATGAATTAGAAGCCACTGAAAAAACAGAGAATTgcaggaatttttctttttttttaaggttttagtGTCTTGTAGACCCAACGAGTAATCATTAGCTTCAATCCTATTAGTCAACTTAAACCCACATTTTCATCTGAACAAGTTCTGTTTCCGATCTGGatcttcctctgtttttttttttttttctttttcccatcttTCCCTCTCAATTTAGGATCTGAAATCTACTGGGTTTTGCTTGAAAAATACAGGATTTGGTGCAGCTTGAATGCCAGAGATGGGCAAGCAAAGGAATCAACATCAAATATGAGGTGAGAGACAATAGAACTGGTTACAAAGCAGGGGCTCTGAAAGAAGGAATGAAACGAAGCTACGTGAAGAACTGCGATTATGTCGTCATTTTCGACGCAGATTTCCAACCAGACCCGGATTACCTCTGGAGAGCCATCCCTTTCCTTGTCCACAACCCTGAAATCGGTCTTGTTCAAGCTCGCTGGGTTTTCGGTAAGCAAGAAAGCTCTgtattgctctctctctctctccttagacTTAGTTAATTTTCTAAATTTTAATTAGTAAATAACCCTTACTCCCTTAATTGAAATTTTCTTAAAATAAGTCTCCAAACTGTCGGTGGCTCGGTGCTGTCCATTTAGTTTTCTTACCCTTTTcgctttttctcttttttcccattTCTATGACTTTCTATTCATTTTCCCATCTCATTCGGTGGCGAGATTTGTTGCTCCGATTGATGAGATATAACGAGTGATGGAGGCGTGTACGTGACCCCACCTATACACACGACCCCGTCGATTGCGCTTGGGACCACGGTTACACATATGGTCCTCCCTTCCCTTACCATCAGATCGTCACACATGTTTGTCTGTACTCCGTGAATCATGTTGCTTTGCGGGACCCGTATCGAAACAATGTTTTCCGTCTTTTCCAATCTTAGAATCTCTGTTTGTTTTACGTTTGTCGGGAAATTAATTCTAAATAAAAAGTGAATTGACATTAACACCCCCAATAGGGCAGTGTTTGTGATAGTAAGAAATGTTTAAGGGTATATATGTCAATTGTAATGTAAGGAGGGGTCTTATTCGGGGTAGTCGCATGCGATGCATGTGCAAATGGCACTAATACTTTTGATGGTGGGCCCCAACGCTCTCACACTCTCACACTCTCACTCTCACTTCTTGTCACCCAACGGCGCCCCACCGACACTACTTTGGGGTTTACTTTACTGTCTCCAATGCAAGTTTGTTAGTGACGTGGCGGTTTTTTATTGGTTCCTGATTTACGTGCAGTAAATTCGGACGAGTGTATGATGACTAGAATGCAAGAGATGTCGTTGGATTATCATTTCACGGTGGAGCAGGAAGTCGGCTCCTCCACCTACGCCTTCTTCGGGTTTAACGGTAATAACTGACGTTCTTGAGCCCATAAccgtttttttattttcttttttcttttttctttttcttctttttttagttgaaaataattttcaatattaataataataaaactaataaataaaaaaacaggaaCGGCTGGTGTGTGGAGGATAGCAGCCATCAATGAGGCCGGGGGTTGGAAGGACCGGACCACGGTCGAAGACATGGATTTGGCGGTTCGAGCCAGTCTCAAGGGTTGGAAATTCTTGTACCTGGGTGATCTCCAGGTATGTAATTATGTATCCATTTTTGTATGTTTTATTTCCGGTTGAGCCAGATAAGTAATACCCATGTGTATTAGGTAAGCAGGCCATGTGGGTTAGGTAAAGAACCCCAGCATTTTTTAAACCGGACCAAAGTTAGACCAGTGCTTGGCTGTCTAGTGGTCCATCCGTTGTTGAGACCATTGTTTGTGTAGCAATTGTTAATTGGAATTGAAAGGGGAAATCTAATTAAGAATGAATTCTACAAGGTGAGATTATGGGTTTGTTGACCAAGTCAACAGTTTTGAATAAAAGACTTAAGGCTCTGTTTGGCAATAAGCAACAGATATGCATGGCAAAATCTCTCCTTGTGGATGCCACTCAAGCAGATTTTTTCCTTGTTATATACAATTTAGATAGATTTTCATCTGTAAATCATTGTCATATTCATATTCTACAATTTGAATTTGTGGGAATGAGGAAGATCAGAAACTCTTCTCATTCCCTGTTACAATGTGTTCATGAAACATGAATGACCTGCTATAATAATCTTATATTTCTTCTTTGATAGGTTAAGAGCGAATTGCCAAGTACTTTTAAAGCCTACCGCTTCCAGCAGCATCGGTGGTCCTGTGGACCTGCTAATCTGTTTAGGAAAATGGTGATGGAGATCATAAGGAACAAGGTCTGTGTTTCACTTTGCATTCCTTTTCTTACATATAGAATTTTGGTTCATATAgctatatatattaatattgaccttaatttttgttttattggcAACTGTAGAAAGTAACTCTGTGGAAGAAAGTGTATGTGATCTACAGTTTCTTCTTTGTTCGCAAGATCATAGCCCATATCGTAACCTTTTCCTTTTACTGTATTATATTGCCAATGACTATTTTGGTTCCCGAAGTCGAGGTTCCAAAGTGGGGAGCTGTTTATATCCCTTGCATCATTACCATTCTTAATGCAGTTGGAACTCCAAGGTTAGTTTCCTTGcaatttctttttcacttttatCATTTTATTATATGGATCACTGTTGTTATCAGTTAATAGAATTTTATGTTGTTCTACTAACCATCTTTGTCATCTAATCCTGAAGGTCAATCCACCTGTTGTTTTTCTGGATCCTTTTCGAGAATGTCATGTCTTTGCACCGGACCAAAGCAACCTTAATTGGTCTACTCGAGGCAGGGAGAGTAAATGAATGGGTTGTCACTGAGAAATTGGGAGATGCTCTCAAGATAAAAGCAGCTGGCCCTAAAGCACCTAAGAAACCTCTATTCAAATTTGGAGAGaggtatttttttctttaaattctcAATTGCATTCGCATCAAGAGGAGAACAAAATGAATCCCAAAGTTAAATAGAAACCTCTTTGGATGAATCTACTTGTGTGAATAATGGAACAATAAGCTCCATGACATAATCTAGTTATCTGTGCTTCTTGAGACACGTCACATTTGTGGACTCCTACAGTCTCCTGCTAATTGGCCGAAGCCTAGGATGGGAAGTTGAGACTTTATTCCTTAGAACACTTCTAGTCACCAAAGTTGCCTAGTAGATTCTAGAATGTTAACTATGTGTAGTGAAACTGACAGCAAGTTTCATACATCCCTGCATGagacttttcttctttttaacttTTGACATCCCTTGTTCTGTCTTGTGCAGACTTAATCTGCTGGAGCTCGGATTtgcagccttcctcttcttctgtgGCTGTTATGATGTTGCATTTGGGAAAAACCACTACTTCATATACCTTTTCCTTCAATCCTTCTCATTCTTCATCATGGGTTTTAATTATGTAGGCACATTTGTCCCCAACTAATAGAGGGTTTGGTTAGCTGAATACATTGGCAAATTCCTGTTGGTATATGTCATGccatgcttctctctctctctctttctcttctccaatgTAATCTGTATGGAATTTCTCGGCAGCATTTTTCGCATTTGTTACTGTTTTAGCTCATAAGAAGAAAGGCCGGTCATTCTTTTGTGCTTAGAAGAAGCAGTTGATTCGTGCCTTGGAGAATTCTACTGTGAATACTCAAGAAGCAGGAACTTACAACAAAAATGTTGTTATTATGTGAATGCATTAATAcaaatgagagaagaagaagaagcagaagaaaaagCTAGTAGAAGCAGCATAAGGGGTTTAACCCAAAGTAGATAGTGTAAACATCTTTGGAATGTTTGTATGTGGGATTTTGtagctgcattttttttttttatgttttctgttttttatccCCAACTATTatagtttcccttttttttggattttgcttTGTGAGACAATAAGCTCATGGCAGGAtgggaaaattaaaatttatatttccttcaattttgcattctctgGTTCTGTTACATCTGTTTCTCACCTTGTACTTCTGATGGAAGCTGAAACTCCAACATAGAGTGGGATGGCTGACAGAGCCAATGATTAGACATTCAAcaccctccccccacccccccaacccCTCTTTTACCCTCTCAAGTCAGAATCTCCTATTGAAACTTTGAGTTTTAGGGCCAAACCCATTCCCAACAGTCATGTGGCAAAGAAGTATATAAACTTCTCATTCATTCTTACCCTCTTTTAACCTAAATTAGTGAACTGTCTTAGCTTACAACCCAAGAACTAAGGCCCATACCTAAAGACCCTAACACATT encodes:
- the LOC122671435 gene encoding glucomannan 4-beta-mannosyltransferase 9-like, with the translated sequence MENLASTTLLPEAFQGTRDDITGQFGFIWDQIKAPLIVPLLRLGVVICLTMSVMLFIERVYMGVVITLVKLFGRKPDKRYKWEPIKDDVEMGNSAYPMVLIQIPMYNEREVYQLSIRATCGLSWPSDRIIIQVLDDSTDQSVKDLVQLECQRWASKGINIKYEVRDNRTGYKAGALKEGMKRSYVKNCDYVVIFDADFQPDPDYLWRAIPFLVHNPEIGLVQARWVFVNSDECMMTRMQEMSLDYHFTVEQEVGSSTYAFFGFNGTAGVWRIAAINEAGGWKDRTTVEDMDLAVRASLKGWKFLYLGDLQVKSELPSTFKAYRFQQHRWSCGPANLFRKMVMEIIRNKKVTLWKKVYVIYSFFFVRKIIAHIVTFSFYCIILPMTILVPEVEVPKWGAVYIPCIITILNAVGTPRSIHLLFFWILFENVMSLHRTKATLIGLLEAGRVNEWVVTEKLGDALKIKAAGPKAPKKPLFKFGERLNLLELGFAAFLFFCGCYDVAFGKNHYFIYLFLQSFSFFIMGFNYVGTFVPN